The following coding sequences lie in one Capsicum annuum cultivar UCD-10X-F1 chromosome 5, UCD10Xv1.1, whole genome shotgun sequence genomic window:
- the LOC107870836 gene encoding F-box/kelch-repeat protein At1g67480 produces the protein MPGVLCGTKTITASRMCFTDFSQQDGLGCTKSESYLTYCVADDFYCPILPGLPDDVAKYCLALVPRSKFPVMGGVCKRWRSFIQSEEFISIRKLAGLLEEWLYVLTVDAEGKESYWEVLDCCGNKHHQLPQMPGHKKAAFGVVVLNGKLLVIGGHSMIDGSGADSADVYQYDSYLNSWSKLASMNVARYDFACAEVNGMVYVVGGYGIDGESLSYAEVYDSDKDKWTLIESLRRPRWGCFACGFEGKLYVMGGRSSFTIGNSRFVDVYNPKNQTWCQMRNGCVMVTAHAVLEKKLFCMEWKNQRKLTIFNPEDNSWKMEPVPVMGSSSIRFQFGILDGKLLLFSLQGDNTLVYNPHAAPESHWQTCDIKPSGVCLCTVTIKA, from the exons ATGCCTGGTGTTTTATGTGGAACGAAGACAATCACTGCATCAAGGATGTGTTTCACAGATTTCAGCCAGCAAGATGGTCTAGGTTGTACCAAGAGTGAGTCCTATTTAACTTATTGTGTTGCTGATGATTTCTATTGCCCCATTTTGCCTGGACTGCCAGATGATGTGGCAAAGTATTGCCTTGCACTTGTTCCCCGATCAAAATTTCCTGTTATGGGTGGTGTCTGCAAGCGATGGAGGTCATTTATCCAAAGTGAAGAGTTCATCAGCATCAGAAAGCTAGCAGGCCTGCTTGAGGAATGGCTTTATGTCCTGACTGTAGATGCTGAAGGAAAAGAAAGCTACTGGGAGGTTTTAGACTGCTGTGGGAACAAACATCATCAGCTCCCACAGATGCCCGGTCATAAAAAAGCTGCTTTCGGCGTTGTAGTTCTCAATGGTAAACTTCTTGTTATAGGTGGTCATTCCATGATTGATGGATCTGGGGCAGACTCAGCTGACGTCTATCAATACGATTCTTACTTGAACAG CTGGAGCAAATTGGCTAGCATGAATGTGGCACGCTATGATTTTGCTTGTGCTGAGGTGAATGGAATGGTTTATGTGGTTGGTGGTTATGGAATAGATGGTGAATCTCTTTCTTATGCCGAGGTGTATGATTCAGATAAAGATAAGTGGACTCTGATTGAGAGCCTTCGCAGGCCAAGGTGGGGCTGTTTTGCATGTGGATTTGAGGGAAAGCTCTATGTTATGGGTGGTCGATCAAGTTTTACAATAGGAAATTCAAGGTTTGTTGATGTGTATAACCCCAAGAATCAAACTTGGTGCCAGATGAGAAATGGCTGTGTAATGGTTACTGCTCATGCTGTTCTGGAAAAGAAGCTTTTCTGCATGGAGTGGAAGAACCAGCGAAAACTTACTATTTTCAATCCCGAGGACAATTCATGGAAGATGGAACCAGTTCCAGTGATGGGGAGCTCAAGCATTCGGTTCCAATTTGGAATACTGGATGGGAAGCTTTTGCTGTTTTCTCTGCAAGGCGATAATACTCTGGTATATAATCCTCATGCAGCTCCAGAATCACACTGGCAGACTTGTGACATAAAGCCATCTGGTGTGTGCCTATGTACTGTTACAATCAAGGCATAA